From Neofelis nebulosa isolate mNeoNeb1 chromosome X, mNeoNeb1.pri, whole genome shotgun sequence:
TCTTCTTACCCTGCACCCAGAGCCTAGCAGGAGAGGACAAGGGCAGGAGGCACCATGAGTGGGGGCCCTGTGGGAGGCAGGTCTGGGGGTCGCGGAGGACCAGGGGTTCAGCAGAACATACCCTCCACGCTCCTCCAGGACCACGAGAACCAGCGACTCTTCGAGATGCTGGGTCGGAAATGCTGGGTGAGCTGAAGATCTCCTagccctccctgtctccctccctttcctcctcttcctctactcttctctgcctcctcatcttccccatccttctcctttcctcttctttcttcccctcttcctctcctccttcccttctccatcaTCTCCTCTCTTAGAATCCTCTTAGCCCCATTCACCGATCCCAGGAAGATCTTGATTTCCAAGTCTGTCAACTCTCCCTCTGGCCGTGGCTCTTCCTTTGGAGCCCTAACAGCCATGGACATGGGAGAACTAGACCCTCTGGCTGACCAGATTCCAATGAGCCCTGCTCTTCCCTCCCAGACACTGGCCACCGCCGTTGTTCAGCTCTACCTGGCACTGCCTCCCGGAGCGGAGCACTGGACCAAGGAGCATTGTGGGGCTGTGTGCTTCGTGAAGGATAACCCCCAGAAGTCCTACTTCATCCGTCTTTACGGCCTTCAGGTGATTCCCACCTCCCCGCACTGGACATGCAAACCAGTTTTCAACCCTGCAAACCCATACCTGTGTCCATAGCTCCAAGGCCTTGGACAGATCAGTAAACCTGAGCCCTGGGACCAAAGACTTCATCCAGATGTCAAACTCTGGtttgcctttctttgtttttgataattGACCCAGAATCTCCCTGTCAAGATCTATAAAACCCCAAATATTAGTATAACTCCTAAATCTAACAGTATAGTTCTGTTTCATGAACTCCAAACAAAAAGAGCCCTGTATTTTTACCTTAACTTCAAATCTGTTCTAAACTCAACATTTTGGGTCCCATAAATTCCCTATCATAACTCCTGAACCCTAAATGTTTGCCTAGCTCCTAAGCCATAGCTCTGCTCCACAAACCTCAAATCACACATACACCTTGGCtgaatcccccacccccaaagcttTCAAGTCTATATGTCTGAACCTCAAATATCAACCCCAACTCCCAGGACTGGAGCCCTACCTGTCCAAATGAAGGCCCCCATAAAGGAAGGATGTAAGATGGAGTCTGTGAATGGGTTCAGTTTCCTAGGACTAGAGTCCTAAATCCTCCTATTCAAGCCCCCAAGTCCCACATCTAGGGCCCTGAACCCCAAATCCAAATCTCTGACTGCAGTGTCCAACTCCCATACTGTACCTCAACCCTCCACATCTGACATCTAGACCCCCAACTCCCTGATGCTAAGCTGGAAATCTCTAATGCGATCCTGGGGCCCCAAATTATGATATCATTCTCCTTGCCCAGATAACAGAGACCTGCCACCCTGGGCAGGCCTCAGTGCCAGTGTGTTTCCTACCTCTCCAGGCTGGCCAGCTGCTCTGGGAACAGGAACTATACTCACAGTTGGTCTACTCTACTCCCACCCCCTACTTCCACACTTTTGCTGGAGATGTAAGTGGCCACTCAACCCCTGGGCCTCAGTTGGGATGTGGGGAGGAGATGGGAAAGGTGTGGGGGGCCTGGAAGGCTATTGAGCCCAAGATATGTGCAGGACTGCCAAGCAGGGCTGAACTTTGCAGACGAGGGCGAGGCCCAGGCCTTCCGGGCCCTGGTGCAGGAGAAGATACAAAAAAGGAATCAGAGGCAAAGTGGAGGTGAGGAGGCCTTGGGGGAGAAAACGAGGTTGGGCAGGAGTACATGCAAGGGTAGGGAGCTGGAAAAGCTCCTCTTATGGTTCTGGTTCCCAGTCCATCCGTCTCTCCACAGATAGACGCCAGctacccccaccaccagcaccagcCAATGAAGGTGAGTCCTCAAGTTCAAGGAAGGTAATAAGGGGCTAGCCCAGGAACCTGTGGCAGGGTTGTAATAGCTCTCTATCCATTCCATCTCTCCAGAGAGAAGagggcccccacccctgcctccgcACCCAGGTGGAGATCAAGGGGGTGAGTGCTGATTCTTTCCTGTATCTCTGAGtggacaggtgggtgggggagtggatggatagatgggtggggagtaggtggatggatgagtaGTTGGTGAGTGTAGAGATAAGTGGGCgaatgggtgggtagatggattgGTGGTGGATAGATGGTTGAGTGGGGGATGAATTGATGGGAAGATGAAAACATAGATGTATAGGAGAATGAGTATGTGGATatatggatgaatagatggatggatgattgagtaaatcaatgaataagtgaatgaattgaacagcaaataaatgaataattgacataacatttCAATCAGTGAATAAAGCAATGATTGAATGAAcgactgactgaatgaataatttaacaaataattgGGTCAATGagccatgaatgaatgaatcaatactTAAGTGGTAagcatgagtgaatgaataaataaatgaattggtGAATGTAAGAATGGCTTGTAGAATCCACTCATCCACTTCTCCATAAACCCTACTTGGACCCCTTACCCACTCCCTCTGTGaccatcaaacacacacacacagattcccTCAACACTCTTCCTGTCTCTTGCCCCTATGCTTTGGTTGGTAGGTAAGTAGGTCAATGGCTCAATCACACTATTTTCCCCACAGGCCCAGCAGCTGGCCCCCTGTCCCTGGGGCTAGTAACAGTGGACATCCAAAACCCGGACATCACAAGTTCACGATACCGTGGGCTCCCAGCACCTGGGCCTGGCCCAGCTGATAAGAAACGTTCAGGGAAGAAAAAGATCAGCAAAGCTGATATTGGTGCACCCAGTGGATTCAAGTGAGAACCTCTCCCCACTGGTCCCACAGATCCCTCTGGGGGGGTGGATGAAAAGTTGGACAGGAAGAGAGCTGAGTAGATGGAAGGATGGGCacatgggtgggtgggtaggtagatgcgtggataggtgggtggatgcaAGGCCAGGACTAGGGAGAGGCAAGTGAGGTGCCAAGGTTGCAAAATTTATAGAGGTAGTTACTCTAAGGGTCATGCAACTGTAACTAATGACTCTGAGAGTGAGGGCCCCATTAAATTTTACGCCTTAGGCCCCTCACTTGCTTCACCTTAGTCCCACCCTGGGTGGGctggtgggtgaatggatgggtgggtagatgggtaaatggatggatggatggatgaatggatggatgaaagagTGAGTGAGTTGGGGAATgaatggataggtgggtggatggatgggtgaatgggtaaATGGGAAGTGGGTAGGcagatggatgggtgagtggatgagtgtgtggacagatggatggatatcTGGTTGGTTCACAAACAAGGTGGATGGGGATGGACAGGTGGCCAGATATGTGGATGAATGGACAGTTCAATGGATAAATAGACAAAAGTATGTGGTTGAATGGGTGGACAAAAGAGTAGATGGATTGAAAGGTGGGCACATGGGTAAGTGGTTGGGTGGATGATCAAGTATGTGTGAAGATAGATTGGTGGACAAATGGGTAAACAGATGTATATAGGAAGATGAGTAGAGAAACAAATGTACAATAGATCAGTGGTCTGACAGGTGGATGCAAATGGCTAGGTGGGCAAATGgattgggtggatggatggtagAAAAAGGGATGGGTAGACAGATGGGCACCACAAACTATGGACCCCTTCTAATTCTATAACTGTTGCTCTCATTCAGTCACTCAGTCATTCACTTGTGACTCATTCATTAATTCTGGCTCCTCGGAGTCTCTCTGGGCAGAAGGCAAGAGGGCTTCActaggaagggaggaaaggaagcgCAGTGGGGTTTCACTGGGATCTCCTCACCTCCCCCAGACATGTCAGCCACGTGGGATGGGACCCCCAGAATGGATTTGACGTGAGTAATTCCAAAGACCCCTTGACCCACTTAACTACCCACCTGCCCTTCCGTAGTCCACTGGCTCAGACCTACCCCTAGACCCCACCCTTTCTACACCCCTCTCAGAAGATCCCTCTCGGGGGGTGGACCTATTGATAATCTGTGCCCCTTCCCTATCCACTTtattcccccacccctgccctggcctTTTTCCTCCTGGGCAGGTAAACAACCTGGAC
This genomic window contains:
- the WAS gene encoding actin nucleation-promoting factor WAS, which translates into the protein MSGGPVGGRSGGRGGPGVQQNIPSTLLQDHENQRLFEMLGRKCWTLATAVVQLYLALPPGAEHWTKEHCGAVCFVKDNPQKSYFIRLYGLQAGQLLWEQELYSQLVYSTPTPYFHTFAGDDCQAGLNFADEGEAQAFRALVQEKIQKRNQRQSGDRRQLPPPPAPANEERRGPPPLPPHPGGDQGGPAAGPLSLGLVTVDIQNPDITSSRYRGLPAPGPGPADKKRSGKKKISKADIGAPSGFKHVSHVGWDPQNGFDVNNLDPDLRSLFSRAGISEAQLTDAETSKLIYDFIEDQGGLEAVRQEMRRQEPLPPPPPPSRGGNQPPRPPTIGSNKGRSGPLPPVPLGGAPPPPTPRGPPPPGRGGPPPPPPPATGRSGPPPPPPSGPGGTPVPPPPPPPPPPPSSDDGPVPPPPPALGPVGGLAPSGGRGALLDQIRQGIQLNKTPGAPESSALQPPPPRSEGLVGALMHVMQKRSRAIHSSDEGEDQAGDEDEDDEWDD